A genomic window from Cardiocondyla obscurior isolate alpha-2009 linkage group LG02, Cobs3.1, whole genome shotgun sequence includes:
- the Rad23 gene encoding UV excision repair protein RAD23 homolog B, producing the protein MIITLKNLQQQTFTIEIDSSQTVKDLKEKIETQKGFPAEHQKLIYAGKILADEQPLTEYNIDEKKFIVVMVTKPKAGATPKTSEEQRSEGDKKEESTSSATTQPSSNPNVQDTTRAASNVQEQPAAAAPAAGQAESALLMGEDYNTMVNNIMDMGYDREQVVQALRASFNNPDRAVEYLLTGIPAQLFEDPPEDPPEAQEQLQDQSQDPLAFLRLQPQFQQMRQVIQQNPQLLNNLLQQIGSTNPALLQLISQNQEAFVRMLNEPVEPTSGTRVLPASGGGVAATAAATAGGAVNGGAGTGAAAGVASGLIQITPQDRDAIERLKALGFPEHLVVQAYFACEKNENLAANFLLSQNLDD; encoded by the exons ATGATTATAACGCTGAAAAACTTACAGCAGCAAACGTTCACGATAGAGATCGACTCGTCGCAAACT GTCAAAGATCTCAAGGAGAAAATCGAGACGCAGAAAGGTTTTCCTGCCGAGCATCAGAAGTTGATATACGCTG GAAAAATATTAGCAGATGAGCAGCCTTTAACAGAATATAATATCGACGAGAAGAAATTTATAGTTGTTATGGTAACAAAGCCTAAAGCTGGTGCTACACCTAAGACAAGTGAAGAACAGCGTTCCGAGGGTGATAAAAAAGAGGAGTCTACTAG CTCAGCAACAACGCAACCTAGTTCAAACCCTAATGTTCAGGATACTACACGAGCAGCTAGTAATGTGCAAGAGCAACCCGCGGCAGCTGCGCCAGCGGCTGGTCAAGCAGAAAGTGCCTTGCTAATGGGAGAAGATTATAACACTATGGTAAACAACATCATGGATATGGG GTACGATCGGGAACAAGTGGTCCAGGCGTTACGTGCGAGTTTTAACAATCCTGATAGAGCTGTCGAATATCTGTTAACGGGCATACCTGCGCAACTCTTTGAAGACCCCCCTGAAGATCCACCAGAAGCTCAAGAACAGCTTCAGGATCAGAGTCAAGATCCGTTGGCCTTCTTACGTTTGCAGCCACAATTTCAGCAAATGCGCCAGGTCATTCAGCAGAATCCACAGCTCCTCAATAATCTTCTTCAGCAAATTGGTTCCACTAATCCTGCCCTTTTACAGCTCATTTCTCAAAATCAAGAAGCATTTGTACGCATGCTCAACGAACCTG TGGAACCTACTTCGGGAACGCGAGTTTTGCCAGCATCTGGAGGAGGCGTAGCGGCCACGGCTGCAGCTACAGCAGGAGGTGCTGTAAATGGTGGGGCTGGTACAGGTGCAGCAGCAGGCGTAGCATCCGGTTTGATACAGATAACACCACAGGACAGAGATGCTATCGAGAGGTTGAAGGCGTTAGGTTTCCCAGAACATTTAGTCGTACAAGCGTATTTCGCTTGTGAAAAGAACGAAAATCTCGCTGCTAACTTCCTACTTTCGCAAAATCTCGACGACTGA
- the Dtn gene encoding transmembrane protein 132E isoform X1, with amino-acid sequence MDRRAFSASTSGGRARGTSGFLFTGKLMDTWIFLLVVAIADVTATVEVHFENKDGGFFLKHIPRQYYPARGTSDTIPALSTGASNINNNNAGASVPSPPPGSVLSIDKFTVFQTSEPVSVRATYGPFSTKQTVPARYIVPDPLDALPGPETRRNLTAATILDAQELGARHLDMSAHLVGNSVPRDSPVLRVLFHAGSEAGGRRQMLMARHQRVCVVLHASLASPSRGNAASRSSGGYSSSSSSSSSSSSSSALTAACSPDGENGVCLAQITIPADWWPPLPPPDASGRVKVAKSLPRLIQVAYSVLEPRTEEGGPNSGGGSVDATGGSGFCRPRVQIQPVTPLGQVPLAPNKADYKELKADDSLTLLVPHGPLYPRSRLHIPAFLHPVKVTDPRQERPALIVAVYLRARVKSAGVKILDASSSSPDWIVDSDVNVKNTAATFTARRKENSSRAPSTSAEEIMTMLLEASEEGIGGSWDGGKIVWSVRYALEGEEENSSQLTGADQLQQRVQQRQLQHHHHHHVERRKLQARLEIQKDDIQAVLPISKNWEVMNTAVLTGRQVSQGMKVFIVSQAGTVADVTLQSSCHSEDESVLKVSSSCSSVYVDGSEIRGSSNASVLVKYGTYTGLARFTVWMPELPLEVTVTDTRLNQIKGWKVPEEHVTSAKSKRSLLNETQVENKVETTTASVTSAQTPAVTARAKKRSAVDLEESIEDTSMDVDDPDGLLEEDEQEERFRSGGNDHGWDTINSIDRNLSPANCRLRFQQSPVEVHARFLATDHDSGRVSYFVNRRTWLRVTDLVAGMLRVSDPRIATLLQGRLVQGRGVGRTEVQVLSPITGRVIGAKEIRVGNDRVSVTRLSVRVVSGLQLSISPDTAIENGYVAETSVTRRLTAQYQEGLLDIDVEFSDSTRTPLREIAVSDYHLLVDSLDPEVVAFAPMVASHHPRVIAVGEGRGDLLRVTLQLADSCRLSGRRSSKGSQRTATAALASASANVEVDFASSEVPNRPEFVQNDGGGTVGSHHHRERKTGRGEVASDLHDILIGLPLKDEKDGHEHEPLVQARQHRTAIANGMSSGGMGGVGVRHHGVGARMSPLEIGMYVLFAAFCFAIVVFVVSCVVYASKFKPQPPDSPLTGSAVPVLSGAGARARAAANQLASGRRPPRESTTNAHDWVWLGRATLERAACGPQQVRVTSNPLAGEGEPEAELGTCFDNPNHIELPSANQRPSGGTSAIDTTTYSKRDRVARNSFAAKSAIKPSAVIPPTTSTTVSTATSMVASTNTARNDNDDIPPPLPPHGVPIANSTTATTATTTTVGTNNASNGNNEDYKPPVPPHRNTGVGVRLPEPPRKHRHRASSGGSGGHHRNNHRHSDKTPQQSNHHVVKSHGKPRVENTNKQNGEDEEFVELVNHDDSNRHLAKEGRSREIKRATIVGNPMYSSFSTSAVGSTVVSTVNSTTPTGGETSSTTTSPPSSSPSASSSSSSCSASSSCQEQEEPVALDDLNLGMDYNQIMQYFDNLKESNA; translated from the exons ACGTGACGGCCACAGTGGAGGTTCACTTCGAGAACAAGGACGGTGGATTCTTTCTGAAGCATATACCGCGGCAGTACTACCCGGCCCGCGGCACGTCGGATACCATTCCGGCGTTATCTACGGGCGCGTCGAATATCAACAACAATAATGCGGGGGCCTCGgtaccgtcgccgccgccagGCTCGGTTCTCTCGATCGACAAATTCACCGTCTTCCAGACGAGCGAGCCGGTGTCGGTGCGAGCGACTTACGGGCCTTTTAGCACGAAGCAGACCGTGCCGGCGCGTTACATAGTCCCTGACCCACTGGACGCGCTACCGGGACCGGAAACCCGACGCAATCTGACGGCGGCGACAATTCTGGACGCCCAGGAACTTGGCGCACGGCATTTGGACATGTCGGCTCATTTGGTGGGCAATAGCGTGCCGCGCGACTCGCCCGTGCTCAGGGTGCTCTTCCACGCCGGCAGCGAGGCCGGTGGGAGACGTCAGATGCTGATGGCGCGTCATCAGCGGGTTTGCGTGGTGTTGCACGCAAGCCTGGCTAGTCCGTCGCGAGGCAATGCCGCGAGCAGGAGCAGCGGCGGCtactcttcctcctcttcctcctcgtctTCGTCCTCGTCATCTTCCGCGCTCACGGCCGCCTGCAGCCCAGACGGCGAGAACGGCGTCTGTCTCGCGCAAATCACCATACCGGCCGATTGGTGGCCACCACTGCCGCCACCCGACGCTTCCGGTCGCGTCAAGGTCGCCAAAAGTCTACCGCGATTGATCCAGGTCGCTTATTCCGTGCTGGAACCGCGTACCGAGGAAGGTGGACCTAATAGCGGCGGCGGTTCGGTAGACGCCACCGGCGGATCGGGATTCTGCAGACCTAGAGTGCAAATACAACCGGTTACTCCTCTGGGTCAAGTGCCGCTCGCGCCCAACAAAGCGGATTACAAGGAACTCAAGGCGGATGACTCTCTAACGTTGCTGGTGCCCCACGGACCGCTTTATCCGAGGTCCAGGCTACACATCCCGGCCTTCTTGCACCCTGTTAAAGTAACGGATCCACGGCAGGAACGACCGGCGCTGATCGTCGCGGTTTATTTGAG GGCGCGAGTGAAATCCGCCGGGGTCAAGATTCTGGATGCTTCATCTAGTAGTCCGGACTGGATCGTCGATAGCgatgtcaacgtgaagaacACAGCCGCCACGTTTACAGCACGGCGTAAGGAGAACTCGTCGCGTGCACCGAGCAC ATCCGCGGAAGAAATAATGACGATGCTGCTGGAGGCCAGCGAGGAGGGCATAGGCGGTAGCTGGGACGGCGGCAAGATCGTTTGGAGTGTGCGTTATGCGCTCGAGGGCGAAGAGGAGAACAGCTCGCAGTTGACGGGCGCCGATCAGTTGCAGCAGCGAGTGCAGCAACGCCAGCTGCAgcaccatcatcatcatcacgTCGAGAGACGTAAGCTGCAGGCACGGCTGGAGATACAGAAGGATGATATACAGGCGGTGCTCCCGATCTCCAAG AACTGGGAGGTGATGAATACGGCGGTGCTGACGGGGCGTCAGGTATCGCAGGGAATGAAGGTTTTCATTGTAAGCCAAGCCGGTACGGTCGCTGATGTCACCCTGCAGTCGTCCTGTCATTCCGAAGACGAAAGTGTCCTTAAg GTATCGTCCTCGTGTAGCAGCGTGTATGTGGATGGCTCGGAGATCCGGGGCTCCAGCAACGCATCGGTTCTCGTCAAGTATGGCACGTACACCGGCTTGGCGAGATTCACCGTGTGGATGCCCGAGCTGCCGTTGGAGGTGACTGTCACCGACACGCGGTTGAACCAGATAAAAGGCTGGAAGGTACCAGAGGAGCACGTGACAAGCGCAAAGAGTAAGCGGAGCTTGTTGAACGAGACTCAGGTTGAGAACAAGGTAGAAACTACTACAGCGTCAGTAACGTCGGCGCAAACGCCAGCAGTGACCGCGAGAGCGAAGAAAAGAAGCGCCGTCGATCTGGAGGAATCGATAGAAGACACGTCTATGGACGTCGATGACCCAGATGGATTGCTCGAGGAGGACGAGCAGGAGGAGCGGTTTCGGTCCGGCGGAAACGATCACGGGTGGGATACGATTAATTCTATCGATCGGAATCTGTCCCCGGCCAATTGCAGATTACGCTTCCAGCAAAGTCCGGTCGAGGTGCATGCCAGATTTCTCGCAACCGATCACGACTCCGGCAGGGTCTCGTACTTTGTCAATCGACGCACTTGGCTACGAGTGACCGATCTCGTCGCTGGCATGCTGCGTGTTTCTGATCCTAGAATAGCGACGCTTCTTCAAGGTAGACTAGTCCAAGGACGCGGAGTGGGTCGTACAGAAGTGCAGGTGTTGTCGCCAATTACTGGCAGGGTAATCGGCGCGAAGGAAATCAGAGTCGGCAATGATCGCGTGTCCGTAACGCGCCTATCCGTTCGAGTTGTATCCGGACTTCAACTCAGCATCAGTCCTGACACCGCGATTGAGAACGGATATGTCGCCGAAACCTCGGTTACGAGAAGACTAACGGCTCAATATCAG GAAGGACTGCTGGATATTGACGTGGAATTCTCGGACAGTACCCGTACACCCCTCAGGGAAATCGCTGTGAGCGATTACCATTTACTGGTAGATAGTCTGGATCCGGAAGTTGTAGCGTTCGCACCGATGGTCGCTTCACATCATCCACGAGTGATCGCGGTCGGCGAGGGCCGTGGTGACTTGCTACGCGTCACTTTACAGTTGGCCGACTCCTGCCGATTATCCGGCAGACGTTCGAGCAAAGGCTCTCAGAGGACGGCGACTGCTGCGTTAGCGAGCGCATCGGCCAACGTGGAGGTGGATTTTGCCTCGAGCGAGGTGCCCAATCGGCCGGAATTCGTGCAGAACGACGGCGGTGGTACCGTCGGTTCTCACCATCACAGAGAACGTAAAACAGGCCGGGGCGAAGTCGCATCCGATCTGCACGACATTCTCATCG GGTTACCGCTGAAAGACGAGAAAGACGGGCACGAGCACGAGCCTTTGGTGCAGGCACGGCAGCATCGCACGGCTATAGCTAATGGCATGTCTTCAGGGGGCATGGGCGGCGTCGGCGTTCGTCATCACGGCGTCGGGGCACGGATGAGCCCGCTCGAGATTGGGATGTACGTGCTGTTCGCGGCGTTCTGCTTCGCGATCGTTGTCTTTGTCGTCTCCTGCGTGGTGTACGCCAGCAAGTTCAAGCCCCAGCCACCGGACTCCCCGCTGACCGGTTCGGCCGTCCCGGTGCTTTCCGGCGCGGGTGCAAGGGCCCGCGCCGCCGCGAACCAGCTGGCATCAGGCAGACGACCGCCCCGTGAATCGACCACCAACGCACACGACTGGGTATGGCTGGGTAGAGCAACCCTCGAGCGAGCCGCCTGCGGTCCGCAACAG GTGCGCGTAACGAGTAATCCACTAGCCGGCGAAGGTGAACCCGAGGCCGAATTGGGCACATGCTTCGACAATCCGAATCACATCGAGCTACCGTCTGCTAATCAACGACCAAGCGGCGGTACCAGCGCCATCGACACCACCACTTATTCCAAAAGGGATAGAGTTGCGCGAAACAGCTTCGCGGCCAAATCCGCGATCAAGCCATCCGCAGTGATACCGCCTACTACGTCTACGACGGTATCAACAGCAACGTCGATGGTAGCTTCAACGAACACCGCGCGGAACGA TAACGATGATATTCCTCCACCTTTGCCGCCACACGGAGTGCCGATCGCGAACTCGACAACGGCAACTACGGCGACCACGACGACGGTCGGCACGAATAACGCGAGCAACGGCAATAACGAAGATTATAAACCGCCGGTACCACCGCATAGGAACACGGGAGTAGGCGTGCGGTTGCCAGAACCGCCGCGGAAACACCGCCACAGGGCATCCAGCGGTGGTAGCGGCGGTCATCACAGGAACAATCATCGGCACAGCGACAAAACACCGCAGCAGTCAAATCATCATGTAGTTAAGTCACACGGGAAGCCTAGAGTGGAAAACACAAATAAGCAGAACGGCGAGGACGAGGAATTCGTAGAGTTGGTGAACCACGACGACAGCAATAGACATCTCGCGAAGGAAGGTAGATCCCGGGAGATTAAAAGAGCGACCATAGTCGGTAATCCAATGTACTCGTCGTTCTCCACCTCCGCCGTAGGGTCCACCGTCGTCTCTACCGTAAATTCTACTACTCCTACTGGCGGCGAGACTTCGTCCACCACAACATCTCCGCCGTCTTCGTCACCGTCCGCCTCTTCCTCCTCATCCTCCTGTAGCGCCTCGTCCTCCTGCCAAGAGCAGGAGGAACCGGTGGCACTCGACGACCTTAATCTAGGTATGGATTACAATCAGATCATGCAGTACTTTGATAACTTAAAAGAATCGAATGCCTAG
- the Dtn gene encoding transmembrane protein 132E isoform X2, with translation MDRRAFSASTSGGRARGTSGFLFTGKLMDTWIFLLVVAIADVTATVEVHFENKDGGFFLKHIPRQYYPARGTSDTIPALSTGASNINNNNAGASVPSPPPGSVLSIDKFTVFQTSEPVSVRATYGPFSTKQTVPARYIVPDPLDALPGPETRRNLTAATILDAQELGARHLDMSAHLVGNSVPRDSPVLRVLFHAGSEAGGRRQMLMARHQRVCVVLHASLASPSRGNAASRSSGGYSSSSSSSSSSSSSSALTAACSPDGENGVCLAQITIPADWWPPLPPPDASGRVKVAKSLPRLIQVAYSVLEPRTEEGGPNSGGGSVDATGGSGFCRPRVQIQPVTPLGQVPLAPNKADYKELKADDSLTLLVPHGPLYPRSRLHIPAFLHPVKVTDPRQERPALIVAVYLRARVKSAGVKILDASSSSPDWIVDSDVNVKNTAATFTARRKENSSRAPSTSAEEIMTMLLEASEEGIGGSWDGGKIVWSVRYALEGEEENSSQLTGADQLQQRVQQRQLQHHHHHHVERRKLQARLEIQKDDIQAVLPISKNWEVMNTAVLTGRQVSQGMKVFIVSQAGTVADVTLQSSCHSEDESVLKVSSSCSSVYVDGSEIRGSSNASVLVKYGTYTGLARFTVWMPELPLEVTVTDTRLNQIKGWKVPEEHVTSAKSKRSLLNETQVENKVETTTASVTSAQTPAVTARAKKRSAVDLEESIEDTSMDVDDPDGLLEEDEQEERFRSGGNDHGWDTINSIDRNLSPANCRLRFQQSPVEVHARFLATDHDSGRVSYFVNRRTWLRVTDLVAGMLRVSDPRIATLLQGRLVQGRGVGRTEVQVLSPITGRVIGAKEIRVGNDRVSVTRLSVRVVSGLQLSISPDTAIENGYVAETSVTRRLTAQYQEGLLDIDVEFSDSTRTPLREIAVSDYHLLVDSLDPEVVAFAPMVASHHPRVIAVGEGRGDLLRVTLQLADSCRLSGRRSSKGSQRTATAALASASANVEVDFASSEVPNRPEFVQNDGGGTVGSHHHRERKTGRGEVASDLHDILIGGMGGVGVRHHGVGARMSPLEIGMYVLFAAFCFAIVVFVVSCVVYASKFKPQPPDSPLTGSAVPVLSGAGARARAAANQLASGRRPPRESTTNAHDWVWLGRATLERAACGPQQVRVTSNPLAGEGEPEAELGTCFDNPNHIELPSANQRPSGGTSAIDTTTYSKRDRVARNSFAAKSAIKPSAVIPPTTSTTVSTATSMVASTNTARNDNDDIPPPLPPHGVPIANSTTATTATTTTVGTNNASNGNNEDYKPPVPPHRNTGVGVRLPEPPRKHRHRASSGGSGGHHRNNHRHSDKTPQQSNHHVVKSHGKPRVENTNKQNGEDEEFVELVNHDDSNRHLAKEGRSREIKRATIVGNPMYSSFSTSAVGSTVVSTVNSTTPTGGETSSTTTSPPSSSPSASSSSSSCSASSSCQEQEEPVALDDLNLGMDYNQIMQYFDNLKESNA, from the exons ACGTGACGGCCACAGTGGAGGTTCACTTCGAGAACAAGGACGGTGGATTCTTTCTGAAGCATATACCGCGGCAGTACTACCCGGCCCGCGGCACGTCGGATACCATTCCGGCGTTATCTACGGGCGCGTCGAATATCAACAACAATAATGCGGGGGCCTCGgtaccgtcgccgccgccagGCTCGGTTCTCTCGATCGACAAATTCACCGTCTTCCAGACGAGCGAGCCGGTGTCGGTGCGAGCGACTTACGGGCCTTTTAGCACGAAGCAGACCGTGCCGGCGCGTTACATAGTCCCTGACCCACTGGACGCGCTACCGGGACCGGAAACCCGACGCAATCTGACGGCGGCGACAATTCTGGACGCCCAGGAACTTGGCGCACGGCATTTGGACATGTCGGCTCATTTGGTGGGCAATAGCGTGCCGCGCGACTCGCCCGTGCTCAGGGTGCTCTTCCACGCCGGCAGCGAGGCCGGTGGGAGACGTCAGATGCTGATGGCGCGTCATCAGCGGGTTTGCGTGGTGTTGCACGCAAGCCTGGCTAGTCCGTCGCGAGGCAATGCCGCGAGCAGGAGCAGCGGCGGCtactcttcctcctcttcctcctcgtctTCGTCCTCGTCATCTTCCGCGCTCACGGCCGCCTGCAGCCCAGACGGCGAGAACGGCGTCTGTCTCGCGCAAATCACCATACCGGCCGATTGGTGGCCACCACTGCCGCCACCCGACGCTTCCGGTCGCGTCAAGGTCGCCAAAAGTCTACCGCGATTGATCCAGGTCGCTTATTCCGTGCTGGAACCGCGTACCGAGGAAGGTGGACCTAATAGCGGCGGCGGTTCGGTAGACGCCACCGGCGGATCGGGATTCTGCAGACCTAGAGTGCAAATACAACCGGTTACTCCTCTGGGTCAAGTGCCGCTCGCGCCCAACAAAGCGGATTACAAGGAACTCAAGGCGGATGACTCTCTAACGTTGCTGGTGCCCCACGGACCGCTTTATCCGAGGTCCAGGCTACACATCCCGGCCTTCTTGCACCCTGTTAAAGTAACGGATCCACGGCAGGAACGACCGGCGCTGATCGTCGCGGTTTATTTGAG GGCGCGAGTGAAATCCGCCGGGGTCAAGATTCTGGATGCTTCATCTAGTAGTCCGGACTGGATCGTCGATAGCgatgtcaacgtgaagaacACAGCCGCCACGTTTACAGCACGGCGTAAGGAGAACTCGTCGCGTGCACCGAGCAC ATCCGCGGAAGAAATAATGACGATGCTGCTGGAGGCCAGCGAGGAGGGCATAGGCGGTAGCTGGGACGGCGGCAAGATCGTTTGGAGTGTGCGTTATGCGCTCGAGGGCGAAGAGGAGAACAGCTCGCAGTTGACGGGCGCCGATCAGTTGCAGCAGCGAGTGCAGCAACGCCAGCTGCAgcaccatcatcatcatcacgTCGAGAGACGTAAGCTGCAGGCACGGCTGGAGATACAGAAGGATGATATACAGGCGGTGCTCCCGATCTCCAAG AACTGGGAGGTGATGAATACGGCGGTGCTGACGGGGCGTCAGGTATCGCAGGGAATGAAGGTTTTCATTGTAAGCCAAGCCGGTACGGTCGCTGATGTCACCCTGCAGTCGTCCTGTCATTCCGAAGACGAAAGTGTCCTTAAg GTATCGTCCTCGTGTAGCAGCGTGTATGTGGATGGCTCGGAGATCCGGGGCTCCAGCAACGCATCGGTTCTCGTCAAGTATGGCACGTACACCGGCTTGGCGAGATTCACCGTGTGGATGCCCGAGCTGCCGTTGGAGGTGACTGTCACCGACACGCGGTTGAACCAGATAAAAGGCTGGAAGGTACCAGAGGAGCACGTGACAAGCGCAAAGAGTAAGCGGAGCTTGTTGAACGAGACTCAGGTTGAGAACAAGGTAGAAACTACTACAGCGTCAGTAACGTCGGCGCAAACGCCAGCAGTGACCGCGAGAGCGAAGAAAAGAAGCGCCGTCGATCTGGAGGAATCGATAGAAGACACGTCTATGGACGTCGATGACCCAGATGGATTGCTCGAGGAGGACGAGCAGGAGGAGCGGTTTCGGTCCGGCGGAAACGATCACGGGTGGGATACGATTAATTCTATCGATCGGAATCTGTCCCCGGCCAATTGCAGATTACGCTTCCAGCAAAGTCCGGTCGAGGTGCATGCCAGATTTCTCGCAACCGATCACGACTCCGGCAGGGTCTCGTACTTTGTCAATCGACGCACTTGGCTACGAGTGACCGATCTCGTCGCTGGCATGCTGCGTGTTTCTGATCCTAGAATAGCGACGCTTCTTCAAGGTAGACTAGTCCAAGGACGCGGAGTGGGTCGTACAGAAGTGCAGGTGTTGTCGCCAATTACTGGCAGGGTAATCGGCGCGAAGGAAATCAGAGTCGGCAATGATCGCGTGTCCGTAACGCGCCTATCCGTTCGAGTTGTATCCGGACTTCAACTCAGCATCAGTCCTGACACCGCGATTGAGAACGGATATGTCGCCGAAACCTCGGTTACGAGAAGACTAACGGCTCAATATCAG GAAGGACTGCTGGATATTGACGTGGAATTCTCGGACAGTACCCGTACACCCCTCAGGGAAATCGCTGTGAGCGATTACCATTTACTGGTAGATAGTCTGGATCCGGAAGTTGTAGCGTTCGCACCGATGGTCGCTTCACATCATCCACGAGTGATCGCGGTCGGCGAGGGCCGTGGTGACTTGCTACGCGTCACTTTACAGTTGGCCGACTCCTGCCGATTATCCGGCAGACGTTCGAGCAAAGGCTCTCAGAGGACGGCGACTGCTGCGTTAGCGAGCGCATCGGCCAACGTGGAGGTGGATTTTGCCTCGAGCGAGGTGCCCAATCGGCCGGAATTCGTGCAGAACGACGGCGGTGGTACCGTCGGTTCTCACCATCACAGAGAACGTAAAACAGGCCGGGGCGAAGTCGCATCCGATCTGCACGACATTCTCATCG GGGGCATGGGCGGCGTCGGCGTTCGTCATCACGGCGTCGGGGCACGGATGAGCCCGCTCGAGATTGGGATGTACGTGCTGTTCGCGGCGTTCTGCTTCGCGATCGTTGTCTTTGTCGTCTCCTGCGTGGTGTACGCCAGCAAGTTCAAGCCCCAGCCACCGGACTCCCCGCTGACCGGTTCGGCCGTCCCGGTGCTTTCCGGCGCGGGTGCAAGGGCCCGCGCCGCCGCGAACCAGCTGGCATCAGGCAGACGACCGCCCCGTGAATCGACCACCAACGCACACGACTGGGTATGGCTGGGTAGAGCAACCCTCGAGCGAGCCGCCTGCGGTCCGCAACAG GTGCGCGTAACGAGTAATCCACTAGCCGGCGAAGGTGAACCCGAGGCCGAATTGGGCACATGCTTCGACAATCCGAATCACATCGAGCTACCGTCTGCTAATCAACGACCAAGCGGCGGTACCAGCGCCATCGACACCACCACTTATTCCAAAAGGGATAGAGTTGCGCGAAACAGCTTCGCGGCCAAATCCGCGATCAAGCCATCCGCAGTGATACCGCCTACTACGTCTACGACGGTATCAACAGCAACGTCGATGGTAGCTTCAACGAACACCGCGCGGAACGA TAACGATGATATTCCTCCACCTTTGCCGCCACACGGAGTGCCGATCGCGAACTCGACAACGGCAACTACGGCGACCACGACGACGGTCGGCACGAATAACGCGAGCAACGGCAATAACGAAGATTATAAACCGCCGGTACCACCGCATAGGAACACGGGAGTAGGCGTGCGGTTGCCAGAACCGCCGCGGAAACACCGCCACAGGGCATCCAGCGGTGGTAGCGGCGGTCATCACAGGAACAATCATCGGCACAGCGACAAAACACCGCAGCAGTCAAATCATCATGTAGTTAAGTCACACGGGAAGCCTAGAGTGGAAAACACAAATAAGCAGAACGGCGAGGACGAGGAATTCGTAGAGTTGGTGAACCACGACGACAGCAATAGACATCTCGCGAAGGAAGGTAGATCCCGGGAGATTAAAAGAGCGACCATAGTCGGTAATCCAATGTACTCGTCGTTCTCCACCTCCGCCGTAGGGTCCACCGTCGTCTCTACCGTAAATTCTACTACTCCTACTGGCGGCGAGACTTCGTCCACCACAACATCTCCGCCGTCTTCGTCACCGTCCGCCTCTTCCTCCTCATCCTCCTGTAGCGCCTCGTCCTCCTGCCAAGAGCAGGAGGAACCGGTGGCACTCGACGACCTTAATCTAGGTATGGATTACAATCAGATCATGCAGTACTTTGATAACTTAAAAGAATCGAATGCCTAG
- the LOC139113217 gene encoding large ribosomal subunit protein uL16m-like: protein MIRASRNLAHNLLSTWQSVSATQIAGIKVFPEPPKYGDIEVPERPKLKIMEKVPQFPSSMRPPKMQKRLRYMRGPEEIHNFLMYKQFGIIATKGGRMKHGHFEMVRLTISRKIDQKRMFAIWRIPAPWQPITKKGQGQRMGGGKGAIDSYVTPVKAGRVIIEVGGKCEFFEVKKTLTQIANQLPFEAKAITQEMMDEEAAEEKWLEENNQHLWTWKYMIQNNMLGCHKWISPFDKWWFNKHR from the exons ATGATACGAGCATCAAGAAATCTGGCACATAATTTACTTTCCA CATGGCAGTCTGTATCTGCAACACAAATAGCTGGTATAAAGGTCTTTCCTGAGCCACCAAAATATGGCG ATATCGAAGTTCCAGAGCGACCAAAACTCAAAATTATGGAAAAAGTTCCACAGTTTCCAAGTAGTATGCGTCCTCCTAAGATGCAAAAAAGACTGAGGTACATGCGTGGCCCTGAAGAGATTCATAACTTCCTTATGTACAAACAGTTTGGTATAATT gCAACAAAAGGAGGTAGAATGAAACATGGTCACTTTGAAATGGTACGTTTGACAATTAGTAGAAAAATTGATCAAAAAAGGATGTTTGCAATTTGGCGTATACCTGCACCATGGCAACCAATTACGAAAAAG GGACAAGGACAACGTATGGGTGGAGGTAAAGGTGCTATTGATTCTTACGTCACGCCTGTTAAAGCAGGACGAGTTATTATTGAAGTCGGTGGTAAATGTGAATTTTTTGAG gTAAAGAAAACATTGACCCAAATAGCAAATCAATTACCGTTTGAAGCCAAAGCAATTACTCAAGAAATGATGGACGAAGAAGCAGCTGAAGAAAAATGGTTAGAAGAGAACAATCAGCATCTTTGGACTTGGAAATATATGATTCAGAATAATATGCTAGGTTGCCACAAGTGGATATCACCGTTTGATAAATGGTGGTTTAATAAAcatcgataa